The following nucleotide sequence is from Harpia harpyja isolate bHarHar1 chromosome 7, bHarHar1 primary haplotype, whole genome shotgun sequence.
AAGCATTTCATAAAATGACTAAGAAAGATCAGGATTCTTAGTGCTTAACACTCTAGTTCTATGCAGAGctgactggaaaaaaagtgaTCTAAATGTACATGCCTGTTCTTCATTAGACGCACTTCTCTCTTCCGTGCGGCCTCTTCTGCTGGCTGGGTTGGAAGTGCTGGAGAGGATGCCATGACTACACCTGGTGCAATGGTGCTGGTAGGGGCGGTGCGAATCTGGTAGGTCTGCACATCTCCTGAGGCAGCTGAAAGACACAAGGGAATACCATGTCAGTCTGGTGACAGCGCTGTTAACCATGGTGTGAAGAGCACCTAGTCATCTATCTAACCATGCACTCTGGGCTACAGTACAGGAGGGATGACCATCATCTAGTTCATCATTGCTCAGTCTCAGTTTATCAATGTAGGCAAAGTTTTGAGCATTCCTGCTGAAGAAGTCTTCACTTGTGCTTGATAACTTGATTTGTCTTGCTGTATTGCTGTGCTTCTTTCTCCCCTagcatatttctttttacttctctgttttttgGGCAGTTTTAGCAGTTTCAAGAAGATGAAGGATGGCAAACAGTATTTCTAGCTATGCTCCAAATGTCTATCTGCAAAAGGAGAAACTGCACGTTTAAGTATTTGGCACAGAAAAAAGGGTGGAGAGATGTAGCATTTACTCCAAGAAGAGAGAGACAGTGCAAACTAGGCACTCCACTACTTCTCTAAAATGAACAAGGTCTtgggtcttttgtttgtttattgtaaTCTAGGAGTGTGTTATATTTGCCTGAGCTCAAAAAAAAATATGACACCACCTAAAGAAATCACATGTCCTTAAGAACACAAAAACCAGAAGATCAATGCAGCAATAGTATTTTTCTTGGCTATGTATTTTCACTGATGCCTGGAGACCTCTTCACTGGATAACTTTCAAATCACCTGCTTTACAATCATAAAAGCAGGGGTacacttttctgttatttttaataccCCCCCCAATTTTTAATACaccaaaacatgtattttaatacaataaaaaactCTAACTTACTCTAAGTTGAAGTAGCCCTGCTTGCTCTAAGTGGAGTGCTAGACCAAATGATCTCTTAAGGcactaaattattttatgattctaagaTTCAGTCACTAAGTACTTGGTGACTAGTTACAAAAGCCATAATAGGTAGAAATTATGActtgtaaaggggaaaaaattactaATAAATTAAAGTGTCCTTATAGAAAGAATCAAACAACCTTCTTTCCTAACTTTAATGCTTCACTTTAAATTTACTATTGCTGCAGATGACTATCTGGGAGAACTCAGAACTCTAAAGTGGTATCAGTTTTTGcagaacatattaaaaaaaaaaaatggcgtGGACAAAATAGAGGAAGTACAGCATGGAAAACCAAAAATGAATATATTCTTTTAAGAAGTAAACACAAAATATCCACAATTTTATCAATCTGAAGGGAAAGGCTCCAAGAAAATGTGACAAATAGCTTTGTCCAGaatttcctttaataattttGGAGACTTTACTGTGCCAAAGCTGTTAATTCTGTTTCCTGACACATTTGAAGGAGTTAGGTTGGCAACTTGTATCTGCATGGAGAAAATGTTATACAGAATGACTGGCTGTGAAGTTTCTCACCTTGTACAACAACTTGGTTGCTGGGTACAAGTATCTGTTGTCCGTCTGTGGTCTGTGCATATTGTAAAATGGTGGTGCCAGGCTGGGTTGCAGCTGCATTGGTCATAGTCAATGTCTGGAGACCTTGTACTCCATCTGTGCCATTGTTAGACAACTGTATTGCTCCTCCTTGGGTTATagcaactgaaggaaaaaaaaaccggACACAGCATTTAAGACACCAATTTACTCATTAACTTACAGTATTAAACCTAGATTAAACCTGGAAGAATACTGATCTGAGTTAAATCCCTTGAGCCCTTATACAACCTCAAATCAGACATATGGCTTTAATGTACATTAAAGAAATCATACTTTGAAAGTAAACTTTCAATTTTTCATGAGACCcatatttttggggggggcaaAAAACACAGCCTAAACCACAAATTGGTTTCTCTGATAAAACAGCATCACACAGAGGAGCTACAATCCTCCCCCAGGCAATACTTTTTAATTTGTTagttaagattttcttcttggttGGTTTAGGTCTTTTCCtcagtcctttcttttttcttctcatctgaaattcctttcctcttccaTGCTTTATGCCCTTCAGTCTCCTCTGCTGCTACTGCTATCCAtcttgtgtttcattttcttcttgctttggcatttttttttcttctgattgtaTCCCCCCTTCTCTACAACTTCCTCAGCACCTTCCTAGCAGTGTTTTCATTCATAAAGGTCCAgtttcacacactttttttttcccttcaagcaGTCTTactttgctgggtttttttcctttctttccctcaaTCCTGTCATGCAGGTATACTGACATCACCCCTCATTCGTGATTCCACAGAATTTTACTGTGTTCCTATATACAGACACCCCAAAAACTCAACTATCTGCACAAGCAGATATTTTACAGTTATGGTAGGAAAGCAGAGTTAACTGCATCAGTTTCAATAAAATTAAGTAGGGCATTAGGCAAAGTGGCTAAGGAGTAAACAGAGATACAAAATTTTAAAGAGATTGTAAGTGAAAGATGTAAACAAGTagttctttctccctttttgtatatttaatactgtgtgtgtttgtgtgagacAGCGTGTGAATTCTAGCTTTACTGCTGTACTCTCAATCCTTCAAGTCAAAGCACTAGATCTATAAAATCTaatgaataaagaaaacagaaacctatatttattacatattttaaataagtttGCTGAAGTTCTTATTTTTTCAGGACTTTCTAAAAATGTAATTGCAGACTGTAATGTTTTTTCTATTAATAAGGTTGCAATTTTGTGAATGAGTATTAACAAtctgccaagaaaaaaagaaacttctgaatTACCTCACCTGGTTCCTGAAGTGAAAAAGTTTATAACAGCATTATGGTTAGTTCATACTTTGCCTCAGGATGCATTAGCTACACTAACTGGCAAGCAGTCCCAGAATGTTAACTGAACATTTCAAATACTTACAATAGGGAAGTGTTTAAAAGGCATGGTTATCAAACAGTCAAATTAAAGTAGTCTTATTTTCACCTCCTGCTTTGTCCTAGTCCAAACAGTTATAGAAATAATAGTTCTTCATCTTCTCATCCCCACTTACTAGCACCACTGAGAAATTCAGACTACATACTGTACTGCCCACTGCTGGTTTGGTAAATGGGAGTTGGCACCGTAACAGTGGCGATGGCAGGTGCTGCTGTTTCCTCTTCAGACTTTTCTTCTTCGATCCTTGGCACTCCTGGGGCGTCTGAGGACAAGTCATTCAAAATTTTTCTGGCAAAGACAGTGTGTTGTagag
It contains:
- the CREB1 gene encoding cyclic AMP-responsive element-binding protein 1 isoform X2; this translates as MPAAHATSSAPTVTLVQLPNGQTVQVHGVIQAAQPSVIQSPQVQTVQISTIAESEDSQESVDSVTDSQKRREILSRRPSYRKILNDLSSDAPGVPRIEEEKSEEETAAPAIATVTVPTPIYQTSSGQYIAITQGGAIQLSNNGTDGVQGLQTLTMTNAAATQPGTTILQYAQTTDGQQILVPSNQVVVQAASGDVQTYQIRTAPTSTIAPGVVMASSPALPTQPAEEAARKREVRLMKNREAARECRRKKKEYVKCLENRVAVLENQNKTLIEELKALKDLYCHKSD
- the CREB1 gene encoding cyclic AMP-responsive element-binding protein 1 isoform X3, with product MTNAAATQPGTTILQYAQTTDGQQILVPSNQVVVQAASGDVQTYQIRTAPTSTIAPGVVMASSPALPTQPAEEAARKREVRLMKNREAARECRRKKKEYVKCLENRVAVLENQNKTLIEELKALKDLYCHKSD